A window from Saprospiraceae bacterium encodes these proteins:
- a CDS encoding DUF11 domain-containing protein — protein sequence MNLRITPKNNFYYTIFIVFFICSIGFGQGVICDCKPVMKFLTEDCVRQTSETELGYYIYSKPIASGAGVKWVKVFEDGKLVVDKEVVFNAEGFFSDVISIVPVKDAIYQLEFHCDKGKCYSSVSQKLRTMPKYEILTKDISCHGKIDGETKLMPESLAGMDLVWESGEKKSFVSGMHFGDYHVTVENSNGCKEIKNFYIKEPKPLSIEPKFLSFVEDDKVFHCIKAEVKGGQASYLYDWDDNGLGLWEDKSHIICSVDAMHKLNVMDQNGCVITKEIKFEKTAPKNWKVNDVTIQAENEIEDGKYTYDLTKALDIAFGDMDGDGLDGSIFDVAFYVDANMSSKIQRIDEYISDKETKIFALVSSASGSARSSILLDPLAPEFCLRISEACDNSPPVELMPISCTSSLPFPTGGTYRAVNASVGPLNGRDESARIQGPDALGKFYFNPINGSGNYTIYYTVGSTEYEALFDVQAINPQFRPSTIPICGNFPTFELRANPIGGMLSGPGTQLGFRDVGTNRFFIIDSTGLDINVPYTYFYQYTQNNASGLTCTKVAQTTVTILDFPRVSINTFDQQVCEKESINLSSTSNSTDGSASLTYTWFFRPNGGVASIIGNTPNISIDEVNLSGRYIVEVRQNNLCSNRDSGLVQVFELPKVNSEVLSDVTCFGVSSARVNLSVENVTNYTGYTFTWRGKRTGQIFIGREQSNLPADSFLIAVTTPPLTVGGLQCTLNDTVVIRSFPSIGIVCSPRDVTVSCFGDMNISRNISVSPSATGPFRYSLSSKNGPWQTSSMFTGLGVGNDPLVLSRDYKVYVQDGNGCIDSCDFTIFQPQRLSCSLNKTDLTCFQNESGSVTATVSGGTAPFRYAWSNGTSEGPVSSTSSMINGLAAGTYGLTVTDANNCTTTCSITVNQPTSISPNASPVSVCLDHTTQVIANPTGGTGPYRYNWTLQNGGSTGALPAALTGTTDDNIQDFDAWCLTPGVATLRLLVTDNNNCTKSADVIVTLSPCFDLAIRKTLKNPNQLYYPGDLVAYNIEVFNQGEVDAIDVIIRDSLDQNLSYTLATNTISMTGNPTTWDSVNARVLTTRIPSLPSGQKDTLVVFLRIADNPSNPIMRNNAWISSAKSRVNGRTKEDPIDEDKLPPGIPPGFPPNDPPNERQHDICDESNPEYFPEEDGNPDLVPADPPCDKDNPDDEDTFDYEYVSICQLSGVNKIMTQCVSGAIAQNGLRVNTPAFMQNFVPDNPKVVALSVHSSREDARYGINPLDTVKVMPASSPVSTCRFKKIIVCTENNGLGNDKITCTEECPSSDTSVKSLEVNVGSNLALFARIMDDSTKCLGISTVYLDLTPQPQLSSVPSDVTVSAGADHICLDVQVNANLSTNPVIQWQKRNNNGTWEDIAGATTSSLCFDEVTNALHRTQYRANIKHGADVANACLQSSVAAAIILEGECEEVCNEKINVSLDSDCKVTLEPFMVLACEYDDPRYILKITDKDGKVIVNPIGSNYVGQELTVQAINTTNGNSCWGKAFIEDKLPPVITCPADYTVSCAYSGFNPPVPVFGDACDPDAKIEKVSDVFTELECGRNDGFIARRTLTYIAKDKYGNVSRPCTFNVWYQKRNIGAIVWPSNRSLTCRIAPSYPVWDTNNNNYPDVSETGVPTIDGHNIAIANNNNTVLSNSYCKINVTFSDTEIKLCGNSFKIIRTWTALDWCNRESMQHTQLIEVKDTEAPIVDCRSTHTYIIYTERSKCSADFYVPRPTSIMDCNSTTWTVAYLLADNNGLAPANGTYISDNVVANDSTFTIKDLPLGRTWLRYAVKDACDNVAYCFTEVEVKDNVVPTAVCDAYTVISLDRNGKARLFARTIDDGSHDNCSEVKFGIRRMNNSCGVPSDAVFVTNYEGNSYYTFVDFCCSDQINNQQMVELIVIDTSGNVNTCMTDVEIQQKILPVITCPGDVTVDCEAGTTPTALNSFATFVAGCPVYYLDHSDVTINGTCGERTITRTWTVKENGTHRVVSSCPQSIYVKNLTPFDLTTVIFPEDKLLINKCNSANDFKPENPVSGGYPTWVKIGCAQVAATYKDEVFENIEDACFKIVRTWTVIDWCTHNIAIPSTSRRHRQEIKVIDTQKPHAICRDTIVEVKTGCSAEVSIKGNGSDSCTAPDKLKYRYSINGSTFVESQNFSQNLSIGNHRLTWIVEDKCGNKDTCIQSITLVDVKKPTPYCLSAISTVLMPSNLRVSIWAKDYDHGATDNCSGPLRFTFSPTRPPSGFNIRHSYTNAYGNTETWDPAENSSSLEFTCDSLGLRRLSIYVWDQAGNSDYCNVGIRLQDNSGKCPNADAIVVEGNITSVSGKPMSGVVTKIIENLTNKDTTIVKSDVQGNYRYDVMVDNMPYMIYPEKYDDPLNGISTVDLVMIQRSILGLDDLNDRKMQMAADVNGDGKITASDLVELRKLILGVTSQLPNNRSWIFVNEKDNLMKEKVEFVAHLNAKYEYNFTGIKIGDMNMNAQVSLQDGSLQKRNQHLYMNVTNMNLLKDVENKVSFKAGEIKSLNGLQLSIELPGTSENIQLISDKLMLNTSNYHISKSKNKTILNICWSNHAEIQVSQDDVLFDLTLTVKEDVHSTKAVTLSPSHPNSEVVDGTMESKPIQLRYKNTLESVRSDDFVVYQNNPNPFAESTSVKYYISKDEMVQMAIHDVDGKLVYTARIDAKSGENEVILTRNQINNRTGVLLMTLSTSKDSKTIKLLNTQ from the coding sequence ATGAACCTCAGAATTACTCCCAAAAACAATTTCTATTATACTATTTTTATTGTTTTTTTTATATGCTCCATTGGTTTTGGCCAGGGAGTAATTTGCGATTGCAAGCCTGTAATGAAATTCCTTACGGAAGATTGTGTCCGGCAGACCAGTGAGACTGAATTAGGGTATTACATATATTCTAAACCCATTGCTTCCGGAGCTGGTGTCAAATGGGTCAAAGTATTTGAAGATGGAAAGTTAGTAGTGGACAAAGAAGTGGTTTTTAATGCTGAAGGTTTTTTCAGTGATGTTATCAGTATTGTTCCGGTAAAAGATGCGATATACCAATTAGAGTTTCACTGTGACAAAGGCAAGTGCTACTCTTCCGTGTCACAAAAGCTAAGAACGATGCCAAAATATGAAATCTTGACTAAAGATATCAGTTGTCACGGCAAGATTGATGGCGAGACCAAGCTGATGCCTGAATCTCTGGCAGGCATGGACCTGGTATGGGAGTCCGGAGAAAAGAAAAGTTTTGTTTCTGGTATGCATTTTGGTGACTACCATGTTACGGTAGAAAATTCTAATGGATGCAAAGAAATCAAAAATTTTTATATCAAAGAGCCAAAACCACTTAGCATCGAGCCCAAATTTTTGTCATTTGTTGAAGATGATAAAGTTTTTCATTGTATAAAAGCGGAAGTAAAAGGTGGTCAAGCATCTTACCTTTATGATTGGGATGATAATGGACTAGGTCTCTGGGAAGACAAAAGTCATATCATTTGCTCAGTGGATGCAATGCATAAGTTGAATGTGATGGATCAGAATGGATGCGTCATCACCAAGGAAATTAAATTTGAAAAAACAGCACCTAAAAATTGGAAAGTCAATGATGTGACAATCCAAGCTGAAAATGAAATCGAAGACGGGAAGTATACTTATGATCTTACTAAAGCTTTAGACATTGCATTTGGTGATATGGATGGAGATGGATTGGATGGAAGTATATTTGATGTAGCATTTTATGTTGATGCAAATATGTCTTCAAAAATTCAAAGGATCGATGAATATATAAGTGATAAGGAAACCAAAATATTTGCTTTAGTTAGTTCTGCATCTGGGTCAGCTCGAAGTAGTATTCTTTTAGATCCATTAGCCCCAGAATTTTGTTTGAGAATTTCCGAAGCATGTGATAATAGTCCACCTGTAGAGTTGATGCCCATATCGTGTACATCATCCTTACCATTTCCAACTGGAGGAACTTACAGAGCAGTAAATGCTTCAGTTGGTCCTTTGAATGGTAGAGACGAATCGGCAAGAATTCAGGGACCAGATGCATTGGGCAAATTTTACTTCAATCCGATCAATGGTAGTGGTAATTATACAATATATTATACCGTTGGTAGTACAGAGTATGAAGCTCTTTTTGATGTTCAGGCTATTAATCCACAGTTCAGACCTTCGACAATTCCAATTTGTGGTAATTTTCCAACCTTTGAACTCAGAGCCAATCCTATAGGCGGTATGTTGTCCGGGCCAGGAACTCAATTAGGTTTTAGAGATGTAGGTACCAATAGATTCTTTATAATTGACAGTACAGGTTTGGATATAAATGTGCCTTACACATATTTTTATCAGTATACCCAAAACAATGCTTCAGGATTGACCTGTACTAAAGTAGCTCAAACCACAGTTACTATTTTAGACTTCCCAAGAGTGAGTATCAATACTTTTGATCAGCAAGTATGTGAAAAAGAAAGTATAAATCTTAGTTCAACATCAAACTCGACTGATGGTTCGGCATCTTTGACGTATACATGGTTTTTTAGGCCAAATGGTGGTGTTGCATCAATCATAGGAAATACACCAAATATAAGTATTGATGAAGTAAATCTGTCTGGAAGATATATTGTAGAGGTGAGACAAAACAATCTATGCAGCAACAGAGATTCTGGTTTAGTTCAAGTCTTCGAGCTCCCTAAAGTAAATTCAGAAGTACTCTCAGATGTCACCTGTTTCGGAGTGAGTAGTGCTCGAGTCAATCTATCTGTCGAAAATGTTACCAATTACACTGGGTACACCTTTACTTGGAGAGGAAAAAGAACAGGTCAAATATTTATAGGAAGAGAACAATCCAATCTACCTGCAGATTCTTTTTTGATTGCAGTGACGACTCCTCCACTTACGGTAGGTGGTCTTCAGTGTACATTAAATGATACTGTAGTTATCAGATCTTTCCCTTCCATAGGAATTGTGTGCTCACCTAGAGATGTCACAGTATCATGTTTTGGTGATATGAATATTTCCAGAAATATTAGTGTAAGCCCTTCAGCTACAGGACCATTTAGATATAGTCTTAGCAGCAAAAATGGACCTTGGCAAACTTCTTCTATGTTTACTGGTCTTGGAGTAGGAAATGATCCATTGGTATTATCTAGAGATTATAAAGTATATGTACAAGATGGAAATGGATGTATAGATAGTTGTGATTTTACTATATTCCAACCCCAAAGATTATCCTGTTCACTTAATAAAACAGACCTAACATGCTTCCAGAACGAAAGTGGTAGTGTGACTGCTACAGTGTCAGGAGGTACAGCTCCATTCAGGTATGCATGGAGCAATGGTACATCTGAAGGTCCGGTATCAAGTACATCATCCATGATCAATGGACTTGCAGCAGGTACATATGGCCTTACTGTTACAGATGCCAATAATTGTACTACTACTTGCTCAATCACCGTAAATCAGCCTACAAGTATATCTCCAAATGCAAGTCCAGTGAGTGTATGTTTGGATCATACTACTCAAGTCATAGCAAATCCAACTGGTGGGACGGGTCCATATAGATATAACTGGACGCTTCAAAATGGTGGATCGACAGGTGCATTGCCTGCAGCTTTGACAGGAACAACAGACGACAACATTCAGGATTTTGACGCATGGTGTTTGACGCCAGGCGTGGCAACACTTCGCTTACTAGTTACTGATAATAATAATTGTACTAAAAGTGCTGATGTCATAGTGACATTAAGTCCATGCTTCGATCTTGCCATCAGAAAAACCCTGAAAAACCCCAATCAGTTGTATTACCCCGGAGATCTGGTGGCGTACAACATCGAAGTATTTAATCAAGGAGAGGTAGATGCCATCGATGTGATAATCAGGGACAGCTTAGATCAAAATCTTAGCTATACACTGGCTACCAATACGATATCCATGACAGGAAACCCTACGACGTGGGACTCAGTCAACGCACGTGTACTGACCACCCGTATTCCTTCCTTGCCATCCGGACAGAAAGATACTTTAGTGGTGTTTTTGCGGATAGCTGACAATCCTTCCAACCCGATCATGCGCAATAATGCGTGGATCTCGTCTGCAAAAAGTAGGGTAAACGGAAGGACTAAAGAAGATCCAATAGATGAAGATAAACTCCCACCCGGTATTCCACCTGGTTTTCCGCCTAACGATCCTCCGAATGAGAGACAGCATGATATATGCGACGAATCAAATCCCGAATATTTTCCGGAGGAGGATGGAAATCCGGATTTAGTTCCTGCAGACCCACCATGTGATAAAGACAATCCTGATGATGAGGATACATTTGATTATGAGTATGTGTCTATCTGTCAACTCTCAGGTGTCAACAAGATAATGACTCAATGTGTGAGCGGTGCAATTGCACAAAACGGACTTAGGGTCAATACTCCGGCTTTTATGCAAAATTTTGTACCGGACAACCCTAAGGTAGTGGCCTTGTCTGTACATTCGTCTAGGGAAGATGCACGATATGGAATCAATCCTTTAGATACCGTCAAAGTGATGCCGGCATCAAGCCCTGTATCAACATGCCGGTTTAAAAAGATCATCGTCTGTACTGAAAATAATGGCCTTGGAAATGACAAAATTACATGTACAGAAGAGTGCCCTTCATCAGATACAAGTGTGAAATCACTTGAGGTAAATGTAGGATCCAACCTGGCACTCTTTGCAAGAATAATGGATGATTCCACAAAATGTCTGGGCATATCCACGGTCTATTTGGATTTGACGCCACAACCGCAGCTGTCTTCGGTGCCTTCTGATGTCACGGTGTCCGCCGGTGCAGATCATATTTGTCTTGATGTTCAGGTAAATGCCAACCTTTCTACCAATCCTGTCATCCAATGGCAAAAACGAAACAACAATGGTACGTGGGAAGACATTGCAGGTGCTACCACATCAAGCCTTTGTTTTGATGAGGTGACCAATGCACTTCACAGGACTCAATATCGAGCCAATATCAAGCACGGAGCCGATGTCGCTAATGCTTGTCTTCAGTCGTCTGTAGCAGCAGCTATCATTCTCGAAGGAGAATGCGAAGAAGTCTGTAATGAAAAAATCAATGTGAGCTTGGACAGTGATTGTAAGGTGACATTGGAGCCATTTATGGTTTTGGCCTGCGAGTATGATGACCCTCGATATATATTGAAGATCACGGATAAAGATGGAAAAGTCATCGTCAACCCTATTGGCAGTAATTATGTAGGTCAGGAATTGACTGTTCAAGCTATCAATACTACTAATGGTAATTCTTGTTGGGGCAAAGCCTTTATTGAAGATAAGTTGCCACCTGTCATCACCTGTCCTGCCGACTATACCGTGAGTTGTGCATATTCAGGTTTCAATCCGCCAGTCCCTGTATTCGGGGATGCATGCGACCCTGATGCCAAAATCGAAAAAGTCAGTGATGTGTTTACAGAACTGGAGTGCGGAAGAAATGATGGTTTTATAGCCAGAAGAACATTGACCTATATCGCAAAAGACAAATACGGGAATGTATCCCGGCCATGTACATTTAATGTGTGGTATCAAAAAAGAAACATTGGTGCGATAGTATGGCCATCTAACAGATCGTTGACCTGTCGTATTGCACCTTCATATCCGGTTTGGGATACCAATAATAATAATTATCCTGATGTCAGTGAGACCGGAGTACCCACCATCGATGGACACAATATTGCCATTGCCAATAATAACAACACAGTATTGTCAAATTCCTATTGCAAAATCAATGTCACATTTAGTGACACCGAGATTAAGCTTTGTGGCAATAGCTTCAAAATCATTAGGACCTGGACAGCATTGGATTGGTGCAACAGGGAAAGCATGCAGCATACACAATTAATAGAAGTAAAAGACACAGAGGCGCCTATCGTAGATTGCAGATCAACTCATACCTACATCATATATACAGAAAGGTCAAAATGTAGTGCTGATTTTTATGTACCAAGACCTACAAGCATCATGGACTGTAACTCCACGACATGGACAGTAGCTTACCTCCTGGCAGACAACAATGGGCTTGCACCGGCCAACGGTACGTATATATCTGATAATGTAGTGGCCAATGATAGCACATTTACAATAAAAGACTTGCCATTGGGTAGGACCTGGCTGAGATATGCAGTCAAAGATGCGTGCGACAATGTGGCTTACTGTTTTACAGAAGTAGAAGTAAAAGACAATGTAGTACCTACAGCTGTGTGTGATGCATATACAGTGATCAGTCTTGATCGTAATGGCAAAGCCAGACTTTTTGCCAGGACCATTGATGATGGAAGCCATGACAACTGCTCTGAAGTAAAATTTGGAATCAGAAGAATGAACAATAGTTGTGGTGTGCCATCTGATGCAGTCTTTGTCACAAATTACGAAGGAAATAGTTATTACACATTTGTTGACTTTTGTTGTTCAGACCAAATAAATAATCAACAGATGGTAGAGTTGATAGTCATTGATACATCAGGAAATGTTAATACTTGCATGACCGACGTAGAAATCCAACAAAAAATTCTCCCTGTCATTACCTGTCCCGGCGATGTCACCGTAGATTGCGAGGCTGGTACAACACCAACAGCACTGAATTCATTTGCCACCTTTGTAGCAGGGTGTCCTGTTTATTATCTTGATCATTCTGATGTTACCATTAATGGGACATGTGGTGAAAGGACTATCACCAGGACCTGGACTGTCAAAGAGAATGGTACACATAGGGTTGTGTCTTCATGTCCTCAGTCCATTTATGTCAAAAACCTCACACCTTTCGATCTTACAACAGTGATATTTCCTGAAGATAAACTGTTGATAAATAAGTGTAATAGTGCCAATGACTTTAAACCTGAAAACCCTGTTTCCGGAGGATATCCTACGTGGGTCAAGATAGGTTGTGCTCAAGTTGCCGCAACGTACAAAGATGAAGTTTTTGAAAATATAGAAGATGCCTGCTTTAAGATCGTGAGAACATGGACCGTCATTGATTGGTGTACTCATAATATTGCTATACCTTCCACATCACGCAGACATCGGCAAGAGATCAAGGTGATTGATACTCAGAAACCACATGCTATCTGCAGGGATACCATTGTAGAGGTAAAAACAGGTTGTAGCGCAGAGGTGTCTATAAAGGGCAATGGCTCAGACTCATGTACTGCTCCGGATAAACTAAAATACAGATACTCGATCAACGGAAGTACATTTGTAGAATCTCAAAATTTTTCTCAGAATTTATCGATAGGTAATCATAGACTGACTTGGATAGTAGAAGATAAATGCGGCAATAAAGACACTTGCATCCAATCCATTACGCTGGTAGATGTCAAGAAACCGACGCCATATTGTCTCTCTGCAATTTCAACGGTTTTGATGCCAAGTAATCTTAGAGTAAGCATTTGGGCAAAAGATTATGACCATGGTGCTACAGATAATTGTAGTGGACCTCTGCGGTTTACTTTTAGCCCCACACGGCCTCCTTCAGGATTCAATATAAGACATTCTTATACCAATGCATATGGCAATACAGAAACCTGGGATCCTGCAGAAAATTCATCATCTCTTGAATTTACATGTGATAGTTTGGGTCTTCGCCGATTGAGCATCTATGTGTGGGATCAAGCCGGCAACTCAGATTACTGTAATGTTGGGATACGTCTTCAGGACAACTCAGGAAAATGCCCTAATGCCGACGCCATAGTGGTGGAAGGTAATATAACATCAGTAAGTGGGAAACCTATGAGTGGTGTAGTAACAAAAATAATAGAAAATCTCACTAATAAGGACACCACAATTGTCAAATCTGATGTACAGGGTAACTACAGATATGATGTCATGGTGGACAATATGCCATACATGATTTACCCGGAAAAATATGACGACCCTCTTAATGGTATATCCACAGTCGACTTAGTGATGATTCAAAGATCCATTTTAGGTCTTGATGACTTAAATGACAGAAAAATGCAGATGGCGGCTGATGTAAATGGAGATGGAAAAATAACCGCTTCTGATTTAGTGGAATTAAGAAAACTTATTCTTGGTGTCACATCTCAATTACCTAATAACAGATCATGGATTTTTGTCAATGAAAAAGATAACTTGATGAAAGAAAAGGTGGAATTTGTAGCTCATCTTAATGCTAAGTATGAATACAACTTTACCGGAATCAAGATAGGTGATATGAACATGAATGCTCAGGTATCATTGCAGGATGGCAGTCTTCAGAAAAGGAATCAACATCTTTATATGAATGTCACCAATATGAATCTACTTAAAGATGTGGAGAACAAAGTATCTTTCAAAGCAGGAGAAATAAAATCGCTAAATGGATTGCAACTCAGTATCGAGCTTCCAGGCACATCTGAAAACATCCAGTTGATTTCAGACAAATTAATGTTGAATACATCTAACTACCATATTTCAAAATCAAAAAATAAAACGATTCTGAATATATGTTGGAGTAATCATGCAGAAATACAAGTATCGCAGGATGATGTACTCTTTGATTTGACCCTTACTGTGAAGGAGGATGTACATTCCACAAAAGCAGTAACTTTATCGCCATCACATCCAAATAGTGAAGTAGTGGACGGAACGATGGAGTCCAAACCTATTCAGCTGAGATATAAGAATACCTTAGAATCAGTAAGATCTGACGACTTTGTAGTCTATCAAAATAATCCGAATCCATTTGCAGAAAGTACCTCTGTTAAATACTATATCAGCAAAGATGAAATGGTGCAAATGGCGATTCATGATGTTGACGGAAAATTGGTTTACACAGCAAGGATAGATGCGAAGAGCGGTGAAAATGAAGTGATTCTAACCCGAAATCAAATCAATAATAGAACCGGGGTTTTACTTATGACATTGAGTACATCCAAGGATTCAAAGACCATAAAGTTGCTGAACACACAATAG
- a CDS encoding tetratricopeptide repeat protein yields MKILHVPMVLIVWMFSINTGIGQKDHLIAGNDAFKKGLYPQALEAYKKTENLGYVGAGLYTNMARIHAQLKNDAHAILYYEKALKITPNDEVLKTELSNIIKRNPELDELSDDFFLVRWWRFFSGLWLPDTWAILSFVMLAGAGLFILLDIKLPIIRQYRKYIVAGAFAFFIISTFAAYSRYKTMLDSGLYIIILPDAKLKAGPDDLSPEISPLPPGTKVRKKDNLGQWMLVISPFGDTGWIKTETMALI; encoded by the coding sequence TTGAAGATTTTACACGTTCCAATGGTATTGATAGTCTGGATGTTTAGTATTAATACCGGCATTGGACAAAAAGATCATCTTATCGCCGGTAATGATGCGTTCAAAAAAGGATTGTATCCACAAGCCCTCGAAGCTTATAAAAAGACAGAAAATCTTGGGTATGTCGGTGCAGGTCTATATACCAACATGGCAAGGATTCACGCTCAATTAAAAAATGATGCACATGCTATACTTTATTATGAGAAAGCGTTGAAAATCACGCCAAACGACGAAGTACTTAAAACTGAATTAAGTAATATCATAAAACGCAATCCTGAACTTGATGAATTATCAGATGATTTTTTCTTAGTGAGGTGGTGGAGATTTTTTTCAGGATTATGGCTGCCTGATACCTGGGCCATCCTTTCATTTGTAATGCTTGCAGGAGCCGGATTGTTTATTTTATTGGACATCAAATTACCAATAATCCGTCAATACAGGAAATATATAGTAGCGGGTGCTTTTGCTTTTTTTATAATCTCAACATTCGCTGCTTACAGCAGATATAAAACAATGTTGGATAGTGGTCTATACATTATCATACTGCCTGATGCAAAACTGAAAGCAGGGCCTGATGACTTAAGCCCAGAAATATCACCACTACCACCGGGTACTAAGGTACGCAAAAAGGACAATTTAGGTCAATGGATGCTAGTGATTTCGCCATTTGGCGACACTGGTTGGATCAAGACTGAGACCATGGCACTTATATGA
- a CDS encoding ATP-binding cassette domain-containing protein gives MLKIKNLSFAFGKKSIFNDIGLSFEEGQITGIVGKNGVGKTTLFRIMTGIYNQQSGEINLREQRLKPSDISFMPTEPYFYPYMKGWEYLEIVASTDVEKMKSRHYASFMDLPLDELVDNYSTGMRKKLAFSALFALHKPVIILDEPYNGVDLDGNEIIKHIIKSDKSEKIIILSSHILSTITDVSENIYHITEYSNIDHYRSDEFGLLQSALQTNMANKLSQLDIPNRK, from the coding sequence ATGCTTAAAATTAAAAATCTATCATTTGCCTTTGGCAAAAAAAGTATTTTCAACGATATCGGACTCTCTTTTGAGGAAGGTCAGATCACTGGAATTGTTGGAAAAAACGGAGTCGGAAAGACCACATTATTCCGTATCATGACAGGGATATATAATCAGCAAAGTGGGGAAATAAATCTAAGAGAGCAAAGATTAAAACCATCTGATATTTCATTTATGCCGACCGAACCATACTTTTATCCATACATGAAAGGTTGGGAATATCTTGAAATCGTAGCTTCAACCGATGTTGAAAAAATGAAATCCAGGCACTATGCCAGTTTTATGGATCTGCCACTTGATGAGCTTGTAGATAATTACTCCACCGGTATGAGAAAAAAACTGGCTTTTTCAGCCCTTTTTGCACTCCATAAGCCTGTAATCATCCTTGATGAACCTTACAACGGTGTAGATCTGGACGGAAATGAAATCATCAAACATATCATCAAATCTGATAAAAGCGAGAAAATTATAATTCTTTCTTCTCACATATTGTCTACCATCACAGATGTCAGTGAAAATATATATCACATCACAGAGTATTCAAATATAGATCACTACAGAAGTGATGAGTTTGGCCTACTACAGTCCGCATTACAAACAAATATGGCCAATAAACTTTCGCAATTAGATATACCCAACAGAAAATGA
- the atpC gene encoding ATP synthase F1 subunit epsilon — protein sequence MNILVLTPEREIFKGKVTSVKVPGISGQFEILTNHAPIVAALGEGDVRILDDKGEKKIFKIKKGFIEVLKNEISLLVQGVKE from the coding sequence ATGAATATTTTAGTTTTAACACCCGAAAGGGAAATATTTAAAGGAAAGGTAACTTCTGTGAAAGTACCCGGAATAAGCGGACAGTTTGAAATCCTGACTAATCACGCACCGATTGTGGCAGCACTGGGGGAAGGTGATGTGCGTATTCTGGATGATAAAGGCGAAAAGAAGATATTCAAAATCAAAAAGGGCTTCATCGAAGTATTAAAAAATGAAATTTCACTTTTAGTACAAGGAGTAAAGGAGTAA